A window of Gallus gallus isolate bGalGal1 chromosome 3, bGalGal1.mat.broiler.GRCg7b, whole genome shotgun sequence genomic DNA:
ATGGTGCTTTTGTCACAGGACACCTTGTGCAGCTCCTCAAAGCACTTCACAGATTTGTTGTGGCAAATTGCGTCTAAGTAGGCAGGATTTCTCAAGCCACTCATGGCACATTCATAAAAAGTCCCGTTGAGTAAAGCCACAGAAAGCCACATCACTGGGGCTACCAGAGCATTTAAAGTGATTTGTccaaagatgatgaagaaatGGCAGATATTCCCTTTGGGGAATATTTTTCTGGGGTTCACCCAGCAGCCTGTGAAGAGCTTCCAGGTCTTATTATTCAGGAAATATCcgaaaacaagcaaaacaaaagctggggagaagagaaaaaccaAACCATACTTGAAGTTTTCATTGCTGCAGGGGCATCTGAAAGcaacaagagaaaatgcacgTTCACTTCCCAGTGTCAGCAGAGCCATAACGCTGTAGCCAATAGCAGTTCTCCGGTTCATAAAGAATTTCAGGATTGTTCGGAAACCATCCATGTCCGATACTCACCAAAGAggtaaaaaccaaaacacttaTCTTCAACTGGAACAGCCTGTGGCTGTGTGTTACAGGAGAGCTCTCCACAGGCAGAACAGCTGCTGTGAACCTGGTGCCTCAGCACCGCCTGGGTCACACAGTGATCTCACTAAAAATGCATGCATATGGGACCGCTCCACCGGCAGAGGCAGAGCAGATGTTGCATATTTAAAGTAATACTAACCAGTAGAGGCAGAGAAGCAAACCCCGCCCTGTTATCAAATACATCCCAgaagttttctctttcttcttttgtttcagttgcagttttatttatttatttatgttggCTGCACATGGAGAACTGAGTAAACACACTCAACAGTTGCAGGAGTTCCTGAGCAGCGATTATCAAAGTTACTGGTAATGTAGGGAAATATAGAGCCCTGTATAGAGCTAATGGCCCCAGAAGAGCATAACGACACCGTGAAAGCATGAGGGATTACAATACAACTGTTTTTTATGGGGCTGTAAATGCGGGAACATCAAGGAGAGAACAAGCAGCCTTACAGTGTACTTCTCTGGAATATCACGTAGCATCAAATTTGtgattaaaatggaaaacagaagagacaaaTCTAGTATGATCTCAAGACTACCTGCTCCTTACCCCCTATTTTTCTGGAGCAAAACTAGTGTGCAGGATGCTGCAT
This region includes:
- the FAM26E gene encoding calcium homeostasis modulator protein 5 gives rise to the protein MDGFRTILKFFMNRRTAIGYSVMALLTLGSERAFSLVAFRCPCSNENFKYGLVFLFSPAFVLLVFGYFLNNKTWKLFTGCWVNPRKIFPKGNICHFFIIFGQITLNALVAPVMWLSVALLNGTFYECAMSGLRNPAYLDAICHNKSVKCFEELHKVSCDKSTMPFSESEELKLTLQAHSQILGWCVIVAMAVFSLIATCCASCQSKVSHLQLMFWKVYAEKEKEQLEQTFQLYATKLSERNLKCFFENRKPEVMPLPAFQAWEDASQLYTFSSSKQHYSTIHRLVEEGQKEINEERETTYDFVDRREVP